Proteins encoded by one window of Microcoleus sp. FACHB-68:
- a CDS encoding DUF2127 domain-containing protein gives MNQDHKRSAGLIAIVCYKAFSASLLAVTAIALLLAVKNHQQLAEYSNCYILTGKQEIIKLFLHKILNLTPQTLKFSGIAAAIYSGVTVIEAIGLWQHKAWASILVMGLVGISIPPEIFELSQGFSTLKLTVFLVNVAIFLYLLRDWSKSKNKIMSVGDKGAGT, from the coding sequence GTGAACCAAGATCACAAGCGTTCAGCAGGTTTAATTGCGATAGTTTGTTATAAAGCTTTCAGCGCTTCCTTGCTGGCTGTGACTGCTATTGCTTTATTGCTAGCCGTAAAAAATCATCAACAGTTAGCAGAATATTCTAATTGTTATATTCTAACCGGCAAACAAGAAATTATCAAACTGTTTTTACATAAAATTTTAAATTTAACGCCGCAAACCTTAAAGTTTAGTGGAATAGCAGCAGCCATTTATTCAGGTGTAACGGTGATTGAAGCCATTGGTTTGTGGCAGCATAAAGCTTGGGCAAGCATATTAGTTATGGGATTAGTTGGCATTAGTATCCCGCCAGAAATTTTTGAGTTAAGCCAAGGCTTTTCCACACTCAAGCTCACCGTGTTTCTTGTGAATGTAGCGATCTTTTTATATTTGCTGCGTGATTGGAGCAAATCAAAAAATAAAATTATGTCCGTTGGCGATAAAGGAGCCGGCACTTGA
- a CDS encoding DUF1517 domain-containing protein, producing MNALGDRFNQMRGRTRFVVCRLFIHLAGDEVAPLLGVLNHAAREAIESEGDLEVMGEELVKICQSLLQSDAYWRSAANEGDVFWDEAAAGDYVNELFTDSAERYLSEPYETGAAPTADEPLSLPITHNLVVMITVACEGEVPALETDLSQDDTLRAGLKALIDLQYRGSFRAIQVHFSPAQLGDELTDDQLIEHFPELIPL from the coding sequence ATGAACGCTTTGGGCGATCGCTTTAACCAGATGAGAGGCCGCACTCGGTTTGTGGTCTGCCGGCTATTTATTCATTTGGCCGGCGATGAAGTGGCTCCTTTGCTAGGAGTCCTTAATCACGCAGCTAGAGAGGCGATTGAATCTGAGGGAGACCTCGAAGTGATGGGTGAAGAACTCGTTAAAATTTGCCAAAGTCTGCTGCAATCTGATGCCTATTGGCGCTCAGCGGCCAATGAAGGAGATGTCTTTTGGGACGAGGCAGCAGCCGGCGACTATGTGAATGAACTATTTACCGATTCTGCCGAACGCTATTTGAGCGAACCTTACGAAACTGGAGCGGCACCAACAGCAGACGAACCCCTATCTTTGCCGATCACTCATAACTTAGTGGTTATGATTACAGTGGCGTGCGAGGGAGAAGTGCCGGCACTCGAAACCGACCTCTCCCAGGACGATACCCTAAGAGCTGGTCTGAAAGCCCTCATCGATCTACAGTATCGAGGCAGCTTCCGCGCCATTCAAGTGCATTTCTCACCGGCTCAGTTGGGAGATGAACTCACCGACGATCAGCTCATCGAACATTTCCCCGAATTAATTCCACTTTAA
- a CDS encoding DUF350 domain-containing protein has translation MNQWMMDRLNQSGLIILELAVGFTVFWLGQFAYQKLFRRIQLNLELFVKDNPAVAIALVGYYLGIVLALGGALDKNLVAWQDKLLNLASYGATVILLMLAGAWAADRLILRRFDCVREIIQERNVGAAAVEAGSHIANGLILNAALAGDSGSWLVGFVCWLMGLAVLVLVSVVYPIVTKYDVFGEIEKRNNPAAGVALAGLLIATGNIVRVAFSPEFEGWVVSFSQYGLILVFCLLSLIAIRWLADLILVPGVKISDEIVNQEVPNLGAGLIEAFAYIAASFLIAWAF, from the coding sequence ATGAACCAATGGATGATGGATAGACTCAATCAATCAGGGCTAATTATTCTGGAATTAGCTGTGGGTTTTACCGTGTTTTGGCTAGGGCAATTTGCTTACCAAAAGCTATTCCGGCGAATCCAATTAAATCTGGAACTGTTTGTTAAAGATAATCCAGCCGTTGCCATTGCCTTAGTGGGTTACTATCTCGGTATCGTTCTCGCATTGGGGGGTGCCTTAGACAAAAACTTAGTAGCTTGGCAAGACAAATTATTGAATTTAGCATCCTATGGTGCGACGGTTATTTTGTTGATGCTGGCGGGCGCTTGGGCTGCTGATCGCTTAATTTTGCGTCGATTTGATTGTGTGCGTGAAATTATCCAAGAACGGAATGTTGGGGCTGCTGCTGTAGAAGCCGGCAGTCACATTGCAAATGGGCTAATTCTTAACGCTGCGCTGGCAGGAGATAGCGGCAGTTGGCTGGTTGGTTTTGTTTGCTGGTTAATGGGTTTAGCAGTATTGGTTTTGGTAAGTGTTGTTTACCCAATCGTCACAAAATACGATGTGTTTGGAGAAATCGAAAAACGCAATAACCCCGCCGCAGGAGTCGCACTTGCCGGCTTATTAATTGCCACCGGCAATATTGTTCGGGTGGCATTTTCCCCAGAGTTTGAAGGCTGGGTTGTCAGTTTTAGTCAGTATGGATTAATTTTAGTATTTTGCTTACTTTCCCTGATTGCCATTCGCTGGTTAGCTGATTTGATATTAGTCCCAGGGGTAAAAATATCTGATGAAATTGTGAATCAAGAGGTGCCAAATTTAGGAGCCGGTTTAATTGAAGCGTTTGCTTATATTGCGGCTTCTTTTCTAATTGCTTGGGCATTTTGA
- a CDS encoding pentapeptide repeat-containing protein, with product MEVEELLKRYAAGEREFTGINLCEANLSRVNLSGANLSQANMSIANLSGANLSGANLSGTKLNVTRLSGANLSKAKLNGAILNVANLVRANLSDAELIQASLIRAELIRAELSRANLIEANLNAADLRESKLRQANLSGANLSEADLRGASLVGANLEQAKLNQTDLSGADLSGANLSNTELRHVNFNRANLSGADLSGANLRWAALSGANLQWANLSDAKLSGANLIGADLSNSNLLNASLVHADLTQANLIRAEWMGADLSGATLTGAKLYGVSRFGLKTDGMICEWVDVSPHGDHTQLHRFEPEDSKKFFNQTPPTVRIVIDAPLDQEANFALANAYHQIALQYSGLSQPPSIAVGYRRTVLTFRVENDEQLFPTAYVAILPFENAAPTQRNIITLIKQIRAHATSHLSIPELRRIQQLSTTLSQTLNQVHAIELSKIFPTMERRASFFNAPTHTILLNSSDQSLSVYHDPSFGKRFMNSASTTNQKTSADQGNSSQFAIPPLNIVVDFIRGFYSIEVQ from the coding sequence ATGGAAGTTGAGGAACTCCTAAAGAGATATGCAGCCGGCGAAAGAGAGTTTACCGGCATTAACCTCTGTGAAGCTAACCTGAGCAGAGTCAACCTGAGTGGAGCCAACTTAAGTCAGGCGAACATGAGTATCGCCAATCTGAGCGGAGCCAATTTGAGCGGTGCCAACCTCTCCGGCACCAAACTCAATGTCACCCGATTGAGTGGAGCCAATCTCAGCAAAGCGAAATTAAACGGTGCGATTCTCAATGTAGCCAACCTCGTGCGGGCGAACCTTAGCGACGCCGAACTCATTCAAGCGTCCCTCATTCGAGCTGAGCTGATCCGCGCCGAACTGAGCCGAGCCAACCTGATCGAGGCGAACCTCAACGCAGCAGACTTAAGAGAATCCAAACTCAGGCAAGCCAACCTGAGTGGAGCCAACTTAAGTGAAGCCGATCTCAGAGGTGCCTCCCTTGTCGGTGCCAATTTAGAGCAAGCCAAACTGAACCAAACCGACCTCAGTGGAGCCGACCTCAGCGGCGCGAATCTAAGCAACACCGAACTTAGACACGTCAACTTTAATCGCGCCAACCTCAGTGGAGCTGATCTGAGTGGAGCTAACCTGAGATGGGCTGCTCTCAGCGGTGCCAATCTCCAATGGGCCAACCTCAGTGATGCCAAATTGAGTGGGGCAAATTTAATTGGCGCAGACTTGAGCAACAGCAATTTATTAAATGCCAGTTTAGTTCATGCCGATCTTACTCAAGCCAATTTGATCCGAGCGGAATGGATGGGGGCCGATCTCAGCGGTGCCACCTTAACCGGCGCAAAACTTTATGGGGTTTCACGATTTGGCTTGAAAACAGACGGCATGATTTGTGAGTGGGTTGATGTGAGTCCGCATGGCGATCACACGCAACTCCACCGCTTTGAGCCAGAAGACTCTAAAAAGTTTTTTAATCAAACGCCCCCGACTGTGCGAATTGTCATTGATGCACCGCTGGATCAGGAGGCGAATTTTGCCTTAGCAAATGCTTACCATCAAATTGCTCTGCAATATTCAGGCTTGAGCCAACCTCCGAGTATTGCAGTTGGCTACCGCAGAACCGTACTCACATTTCGGGTAGAGAACGACGAGCAATTATTTCCCACCGCTTATGTGGCGATTCTTCCCTTTGAAAATGCTGCGCCGACTCAACGAAATATTATCACACTGATCAAGCAGATCCGAGCGCACGCAACTAGCCACCTTAGTATCCCAGAACTCAGGCGCATCCAGCAGTTAAGCACAACACTGAGTCAAACACTTAACCAAGTTCATGCGATTGAACTGTCAAAAATTTTTCCCACTATGGAGCGGAGAGCTAGTTTCTTCAACGCTCCCACTCACACAATTTTGCTGAATTCTAGTGATCAAAGTTTGAGTGTTTATCACGATCCGAGTTTTGGAAAACGGTTTATGAATTCAGCGAGCACTACAAATCAGAAGACGAGCGCCGACCAGGGAAATTCCTCACAGTTTGCTATCCCGCCCCTTAATATTGTTGTTGATTTCATCAGAGGCTTTTATTCCATTGAAGTTCAGTAG
- a CDS encoding peptidoglycan bridge formation glycyltransferase FemA/FemB family protein, whose product MMNELTGSPEQNLIVKKKISLRIRQLNLAERDLWDSLVKALPAGCFMQSWAWADFKELEGYKTFRYGLFLDKSLVGGCIFYYYPHSSQANLLIAAGGPILPPAYADEGIQLLKETAANLAKEVGAIALRIEPIWTEKPACFEGFVRAPADLLPSETLLIDLRPNEAEILAAMKPKGRYNLRLSNRHGVATEFTTNSQAIPLFYDIFWETVQRQQFFGEPYGFFINLCQSLFAANMAEIGLATWRGKVLAAILVVYWGNRATYLYGGRSFEHRQMMATYALHWAAMQQAKARGCTVYDFYGFSREPNHAYANFSKFKSQFGGVPVTTIGAHDYFFYERLADTLISLLRNLEGDSK is encoded by the coding sequence ATGATGAATGAGCTAACAGGTTCACCTGAACAAAATCTTATTGTCAAAAAGAAGATATCATTAAGAATCAGGCAACTAAATTTAGCAGAACGCGATTTGTGGGATAGTCTCGTTAAAGCTCTGCCGGCAGGCTGTTTTATGCAGTCTTGGGCATGGGCGGATTTCAAGGAACTCGAAGGGTACAAAACCTTTCGTTACGGTTTATTTTTAGATAAAAGCTTAGTGGGTGGGTGCATTTTCTATTACTATCCCCATTCAAGCCAAGCAAATTTATTAATCGCTGCCGGTGGCCCAATACTTCCACCGGCTTATGCGGATGAAGGAATACAACTACTCAAAGAAACAGCCGCTAACTTAGCAAAAGAAGTGGGTGCAATTGCCCTGCGGATTGAACCGATATGGACTGAAAAACCGGCTTGTTTTGAAGGGTTTGTCAGGGCACCGGCAGATTTACTACCTTCTGAAACTCTCCTCATCGATTTGCGCCCAAATGAGGCAGAAATCTTAGCAGCGATGAAACCCAAAGGTCGTTACAATTTGCGACTGAGTAACCGGCATGGTGTGGCAACTGAATTTACCACTAACTCACAAGCAATTCCATTATTTTACGATATTTTTTGGGAAACAGTTCAGCGACAGCAATTTTTTGGCGAACCTTACGGATTTTTTATTAACCTTTGTCAAAGTTTATTTGCCGCTAATATGGCAGAAATTGGCTTAGCAACTTGGCGAGGAAAAGTATTAGCAGCAATCTTAGTTGTATATTGGGGAAATCGCGCCACATATCTTTATGGTGGGCGCAGTTTTGAACACCGGCAAATGATGGCAACCTACGCTCTACATTGGGCTGCGATGCAACAAGCAAAAGCACGGGGTTGCACTGTTTATGATTTTTATGGGTTCAGTCGCGAACCGAATCATGCTTATGCGAATTTTTCTAAGTTTAAAAGTCAATTTGGGGGAGTGCCGGTGACGACAATTGGCGCTCATGATTACTTTTTTTATGAGCGCCTAGCCGATACGCTGATTAGTCTGCTACGCAACCTCGAAGGAGATAGCAAATGA
- a CDS encoding pentapeptide repeat-containing protein has product METEELLQKYASGVRDFTAVNLCEANLSRVNLSEANLSQANLSIANLGGANLSGANLSHAKLNVAKLNGANLSGANLNGADLNVANLIRADLSDATLVQAALIRAELIRVELSRANLSEANLNGASLREAKLRQANLSGANLSEADLTNASLKSANLERATLRETDLRGADLSGANLRNAELRRANLSQAKLIGADLSGANLRWADLSGATLRWADLSEAKLSGANLRGADLSSANLLNASLVYSDLSQSNLIEVDWMGADLSGATLTGAKLYEVLRYGLKTEGLICEWVDMSENGDRSQIYRLTPEESKKFFNQTLPTVKIIIDAPLNPDAHLALAVAYHQIAHQYPAMIHPPNIEVSGRRTTLTFRISNDTRLFSTAYVAILPFKDALINQEKIVHLVQMIDSPEISNLLNQAMGKLQEIKKVETFSRLIKREKFFQAPTLTIVTNSGNRTLDVHHNAGFGKRWMSSSEVVDLAAGTLTEGQQFTLPPISVVISFIQGLHFLPSQ; this is encoded by the coding sequence ATGGAAACCGAGGAACTCCTACAAAAATACGCATCTGGAGTCAGGGACTTTACTGCTGTTAACCTCTGTGAAGCCAACCTGAGTCGAGTCAATCTAAGTGAAGCTAATTTGAGTCAGGCCAACCTGAGTATCGCCAATTTAGGGGGTGCAAATCTAAGTGGAGCAAATTTAAGTCATGCCAAACTCAACGTCGCCAAACTCAATGGTGCCAATCTCAGCGGGGCCAATCTAAACGGTGCCGATCTCAACGTCGCAAACCTGATCCGCGCCGATCTCAGCGATGCTACGCTCGTTCAAGCTGCCTTAATTCGGGCTGAACTGATTCGGGTGGAATTGAGCCGCGCCAACCTCAGCGAAGCGAACCTCAACGGTGCCAGCTTGAGAGAAGCCAAACTCAGGCAAGCAAACCTGAGTGGAGCAAACTTGAGCGAAGCGGATCTCACCAATGCCTCCCTAAAATCAGCCAACTTAGAGCGAGCAACCCTCAGAGAAACCGATTTAAGGGGTGCCGATTTAAGTGGAGCTAATCTTAGAAACGCAGAACTCAGACGCGCCAATCTTTCTCAAGCCAAACTCATTGGAGCCGACCTCAGTGGAGCTAATTTGAGATGGGCAGATTTAAGTGGGGCAACCCTGAGATGGGCAGATTTAAGTGAAGCAAAATTGAGCGGAGCGAACTTAAGAGGGGCAGATTTAAGCAGCGCCAACTTACTTAATGCCAGTTTAGTTTACTCGGATCTAAGCCAATCAAATTTGATTGAAGTGGATTGGATGGGAGCCGATTTATCGGGAGCCACCTTAACCGGCGCAAAACTGTATGAAGTATTACGTTATGGGCTAAAAACTGAAGGCTTGATCTGTGAATGGGTTGACATGAGCGAGAACGGTGATCGCTCTCAGATCTACCGGCTTACCCCTGAAGAATCTAAAAAGTTTTTCAACCAAACACTGCCAACCGTCAAAATCATCATTGATGCCCCCCTCAACCCTGACGCTCATCTAGCCTTAGCTGTTGCCTACCATCAAATCGCTCACCAATATCCGGCGATGATCCACCCTCCCAATATAGAAGTGAGCGGTCGCCGAACAACATTAACCTTTAGGATAAGTAACGATACGCGATTATTTTCCACAGCTTATGTCGCTATCCTTCCCTTTAAGGATGCGCTAATCAATCAAGAAAAAATTGTTCATTTAGTGCAAATGATCGACTCCCCAGAAATCAGTAATCTCCTCAATCAAGCGATGGGAAAGCTGCAAGAAATTAAAAAAGTAGAAACATTTTCACGGCTGATCAAACGAGAAAAGTTTTTCCAAGCGCCTACACTGACTATCGTCACCAATTCTGGGAATCGCACATTAGATGTCCACCACAACGCGGGGTTTGGCAAACGCTGGATGAGCAGCTCTGAAGTGGTCGATCTTGCTGCCGGCACTTTAACGGAAGGCCAGCAATTTACCCTCCCGCCTATAAGTGTAGTGATTAGTTTTATACAAGGCTTGCATTTTTTACCGAGTCAGTAA
- a CDS encoding serine/threonine-protein kinase: MVWHPGHQLYGNRYVIEKKLGEGGFGITYLAKDRQGKRVVIKTLKDEVMDNPDFADFRDKYKHDFRDEALRLAVCRHPHIVQIENVFHHESLPCIAMEYIEGEDLSRRVKTCGVLAEMEALQYIQQIGEALTIVHDKGLLHRDVKPQNIMVCSHRSEAVLIDFGLAREFIPDLTQTHTVLLTAGYAPIEQYDDQARRGEFTDVYALAATLYYLLTGRVPPFAFNRIIRDSLQPPAHFNQTISEPVNQAILGGMALEAENRPQSVQEWLKLFQSDTGNLPSEREGVKLFQSDTDDLPSEKGIDYCQLRDYLKAGNWKEADKETAQVMAKAVTGKKEGLLRVEDIDNFPCTDLRTIDQLWVKYSKGQFGFSVQKRIYQSLGGTKEYDKKIWEAFGEGVGWRVNNSWQNYDELQFNTNPQQGHFPAFVTRKGKLRKIILARLSLLSLRGMSPAIFSRLDTCKV; this comes from the coding sequence ATGGTTTGGCATCCTGGGCACCAGTTATATGGCAATCGCTACGTTATTGAAAAGAAACTAGGGGAGGGTGGTTTTGGCATCACCTATCTCGCCAAAGACAGACAGGGTAAGCGGGTTGTCATTAAAACGCTAAAAGATGAGGTGATGGATAACCCAGATTTCGCTGATTTCCGAGACAAATATAAACACGACTTTCGGGATGAGGCGCTGCGGCTAGCTGTATGTCGGCACCCTCACATTGTCCAGATTGAAAATGTCTTCCATCACGAGTCGCTTCCCTGCATTGCAATGGAATATATCGAGGGGGAAGATTTATCTCGACGTGTCAAAACTTGTGGTGTTTTGGCAGAAATGGAAGCCTTGCAATATATCCAGCAAATTGGTGAAGCACTAACAATTGTCCACGATAAAGGTTTGCTGCACCGGGATGTGAAACCACAAAATATTATGGTGTGTTCTCATCGTTCCGAAGCCGTTCTGATTGATTTTGGCCTAGCCAGAGAGTTTATTCCCGATTTGACTCAGACTCATACTGTCTTACTTACCGCAGGTTATGCACCCATTGAGCAGTATGACGACCAAGCAAGGCGGGGTGAGTTTACCGATGTTTATGCCTTAGCAGCAACGCTTTATTACTTGCTGACGGGGCGGGTGCCGCCTTTTGCTTTTAACAGAATTATTAGGGATTCGTTACAGCCACCGGCACATTTCAATCAGACAATTAGTGAGCCGGTGAATCAAGCAATTTTGGGAGGGATGGCGCTAGAGGCAGAAAATCGCCCTCAGTCAGTGCAGGAATGGTTGAAATTATTTCAATCAGACACTGGTAATCTCCCTTCAGAGCGGGAGGGTGTGAAATTATTTCAATCAGACACTGATGATCTCCCTTCAGAAAAAGGTATAGATTATTGCCAACTGCGGGATTACTTAAAAGCTGGGAACTGGAAAGAAGCCGATAAAGAAACAGCACAAGTGATGGCGAAAGCTGTCACCGGAAAAAAAGAAGGCTTGCTGAGAGTTGAAGACATCGATAATTTTCCCTGTACTGACCTCCGCACGATAGACCAGCTTTGGGTAAAATACAGTAAAGGACAATTCGGCTTTTCTGTGCAGAAGCGCATTTATCAATCTCTAGGTGGAACTAAAGAGTACGATAAAAAAATTTGGGAAGCGTTTGGAGAGGGAGTGGGGTGGCGTGTGAACAACTCCTGGCAGAATTATGACGAGCTACAATTTAATACCAACCCACAACAAGGCCACTTCCCCGCTTTTGTAACAAGGAAAGGAAAGCTGAGAAAAATTATTTTAGCACGTTTGTCTCTTCTGTCTCTTCGTGGTATGTCGCCGGCCATCTTCTCTCGCCTCGATACTTGTAAAGTGTAA